AAAGTCATCCGTTTTTAGCAAGCGGTAGCGCTTGGCGAAGCCTTGTTTCAAGTTACACGGCCAGACGTTTGCGGCCTTTGGCACGGCGTGCGGCCAAAACGGCACGGCCGCCGCGGGTTTTGGAGCGGACCAGGAAACCGTGGGTGCGTTTGCGTTTGGTTACTGAGGGTTGGTAAGTGCGTTTCATGTCTGTTTCCTAAATGGCAGAAAATTAAACCGCGGATTACACCCTAAATTTAGGGTTTTGTCAATTAATAAAACAGTTTGGGCCGGCGGCGGCCTGCTTTCCGTTGCGCGTGCGCCCGCATTTTTAACTCCGGGTTTCTTTTCAGACGGCCTTTGCGGGCGGG
The sequence above is a segment of the Neisseria dentiae genome. Coding sequences within it:
- the rpmH gene encoding 50S ribosomal protein L34, whose product is MKRTYQPSVTKRKRTHGFLVRSKTRGGRAVLAARRAKGRKRLAV